A genomic segment from Acuticoccus sediminis encodes:
- a CDS encoding SDR family oxidoreductase: protein MSLRLDGKVAVITGATSGIGLATAKLFAAEGARVFVTGRRRHALDKAVAEIGEGAVGIQADSASLNDLDLLFDDVRRLAGRIDVLFVNAGGGSMLPLGEITEEQVDDTFGRNVKAVIFTVQKALPLLQRGASIILTGSTAGTEGTAAFSVYSASKAAVRNLARSWALDLSGTGIRVNVVSPGSTRTPGLVDLAGDDPSRQEALLDHLASRIPLGRVGQPEEIAKAVLFLGSDDSSFVNGAELFADGGQAQV, encoded by the coding sequence ATGTCTCTTCGTCTCGACGGCAAGGTCGCCGTCATCACCGGTGCCACCAGCGGCATCGGACTCGCTACCGCCAAGCTGTTCGCCGCGGAGGGGGCGAGGGTCTTCGTGACCGGTCGCCGGCGTCACGCTCTCGACAAGGCGGTCGCCGAGATCGGCGAGGGCGCCGTCGGCATCCAGGCGGATTCAGCGAGCCTCAACGACCTAGACCTGCTCTTCGACGACGTCCGCCGCCTCGCCGGCCGCATCGATGTCCTCTTCGTCAACGCGGGAGGCGGCAGCATGCTTCCGCTCGGCGAGATCACCGAGGAACAGGTCGACGATACCTTCGGGCGCAACGTCAAGGCCGTGATCTTCACCGTGCAGAAGGCGCTGCCCCTGCTTCAGCGCGGCGCATCGATCATCCTGACCGGCTCGACCGCGGGGACCGAGGGAACGGCGGCCTTCAGCGTCTACTCCGCCTCCAAGGCGGCGGTGCGCAACCTGGCGCGAAGCTGGGCGCTCGATCTCAGCGGTACCGGCATCCGCGTCAACGTCGTCAGCCCTGGTTCGACCAGGACGCCCGGGCTTGTCGACCTCGCCGGCGACGACCCCTCCCGGCAGGAGGCGCTCCTTGACCACCTCGCCTCGCGCATTCCGCTCGGACGCGTCGGCCAGCCGGAGGAGATCGCAAAGGCGGTGCTCTTCCTCGGCTCGGACGACTCGAGCTTCGTCAACGGCGCCGAGCTCTTCGCCGACGGCGGCCAGGCGCAGGTGTAA
- a CDS encoding LysR family transcriptional regulator — MDQVLALRVFVRIVEAGSLTKAAGSLNLPRSTVSKLLLDLEEHLSTRLIARSTRTTAITVEGHDYYDRAVKLLSELDAMDDAARRTTRNLSGRLRIDIGSSLANVILIPALPQFLSRYPDVEIVMGVTDRSVDIVGDGVDCAIRGGPMRDSTLIARRVCELPFVTCATPAYFERFGRPVAPDDVRHHRGVGYFSALSGSPFPFRFIGDERPIEILPPLAASVNESTAHVSALLAGLGIGQSFECVLRPYLADGRLEAVLGDYRPAPMPLHLVYHESGRQNARVRAFCDFVVEVFGGLAPGDV, encoded by the coding sequence GTGGATCAAGTACTGGCGCTTAGGGTCTTCGTCCGGATCGTCGAGGCTGGATCCCTCACCAAGGCCGCCGGCTCCCTCAATCTTCCGCGATCGACGGTCAGCAAGCTGCTGCTGGATCTTGAAGAGCATCTTTCGACGAGACTCATCGCGCGCAGCACACGCACCACGGCGATCACAGTGGAGGGCCACGACTACTACGATCGCGCGGTCAAGCTTCTCTCCGAACTCGACGCGATGGACGATGCCGCGCGCCGAACCACGCGGAACCTCTCCGGGCGGCTGCGGATCGACATCGGCTCCTCCCTCGCCAACGTCATCCTGATCCCGGCTCTGCCGCAATTCCTGTCCCGCTATCCCGACGTCGAAATCGTGATGGGCGTGACGGACCGCAGCGTCGACATCGTCGGTGACGGGGTCGACTGCGCCATTCGCGGCGGGCCCATGCGCGATTCCACTCTGATTGCGCGGCGGGTTTGCGAACTCCCTTTCGTGACCTGCGCGACGCCGGCCTATTTCGAGCGGTTCGGCCGCCCGGTGGCGCCCGACGACGTCCGACATCATCGCGGCGTCGGCTACTTTTCGGCCCTCAGCGGGTCACCCTTCCCGTTTCGCTTCATCGGTGACGAGCGGCCGATCGAGATCCTCCCGCCGCTCGCGGCGAGCGTCAACGAGAGCACGGCGCATGTGAGCGCGCTGCTCGCCGGTCTCGGCATCGGGCAGAGCTTCGAGTGCGTGCTGCGTCCCTATCTCGCCGATGGGCGGTTGGAGGCGGTGCTGGGCGACTATCGCCCCGCACCGATGCCGCTCCACCTCGTCTATCACGAGAGCGGCCGGCAAAATGCGCGGGTTCGCGCCTTCTGCGATTTCGTCGTCGAGGTCTTCGGAGGCCTCGCCCCGGGCGACGTGTAG
- a CDS encoding nuclear transport factor 2 family protein, whose translation MTSNEATIRELYRVAEVKDIDAFVALFAHDGYFWDTSAGVKYVGADIGRPVEIYGNAFADMHRALGNLTVAGDTVIVELTLNGTHTGPLALPAGTIAPTGREMHAPCCDVFQLKDGKVASFHCYPAASIILGQLGVLGHLEAALEAPALPASA comes from the coding sequence ATGACATCCAACGAAGCAACGATCCGCGAACTCTACCGGGTCGCCGAGGTCAAGGACATCGACGCCTTCGTCGCCCTGTTTGCGCACGACGGATACTTCTGGGACACCTCTGCCGGCGTGAAATACGTCGGAGCCGACATCGGACGGCCCGTCGAGATCTACGGGAACGCCTTTGCCGACATGCACCGTGCGCTCGGCAACCTCACTGTCGCCGGAGACACGGTGATCGTCGAGCTCACGCTGAACGGGACGCACACCGGGCCGCTCGCCTTGCCGGCCGGCACCATCGCGCCGACGGGCCGCGAGATGCACGCCCCCTGCTGTGACGTCTTCCAACTCAAGGACGGCAAGGTCGCGTCGTTCCATTGCTACCCTGCCGCGTCGATCATCCTCGGACAGCTCGGCGTGCTCGGCCATCTGGAAGCCGCGCTCGAGGCGCCGGCCCTGCCGGCCAGCGCCTGA
- a CDS encoding calcium-binding protein has protein sequence MSDILPAAPTLVPADSFSLFTTYMGSADGQLSIPGEGSPHAAPDHALVDGSLVAPGKTVTLASGARLTVNTDLTFHYDSSDAFEHLAPGTAGTDAFTYSLVSNGLFKYEFATLGLGNYGVEPAGEDTGNGLVDLYAPGASSFISRTIRAQTPGDPSQEDTEALYGDRYQSSLPILAETEVGDVNGDGIDDMAVVRKDRLIAIFGRGDVGGIVDLDDIDETEGFVVEVDRRPDEFGYGVSAGGDVNGDGYADLALTVRTDIDLSDDEPEYTFANFLIYGQADAVSSPIRISEFTASADSAGTEIGRGEAISALGDVNGDGFDDIAGYLAYSTFYGGFVYFIYTMLFGAADMAANGPSVRAGYNHESSDTGPFGDLFRASYRARQSYVITDEATVSITLWRDDGDGMNLTATAGEPLSGGAGGDMLRGTASDDTLKGLAGRDSLVGEDGDDTLDGGADADTMIGGAGNDYYIVGLAGDRVVERIDEGHDTVLSYANNYVLDDNVEVLRLGYGRTTATGNDGDNLIVGNDGANVLIGAGGDDRIDGRGGDDRINGGVGDDTMLGGLGDDIFYVSSLDDMVIEEADGGIDTIIAYTRIELPAYVENLIVRGGGQGVGNGLGNAMTLDDGTGTLSGAAGDDTLTGNAGNDELFGDTGDDLLLGGDGYDLLDGGSGADTLDGGAGWDTMIGGSGDDLYIVGARDDLVLEDADGGRDTVRSFLPAYYLDDNVENLEVGSLALDGGGNDLANVITGNDRDNFLSGRAGDDTIVGGAGQDSIRLGAGRDVVVFGEGDSGITADTRDIVGDFVRGEDLLDLSSIDADPTRAGDQAFRFVGTGALTAAGDLGYRIYGDKAVVVAVTDASAGADLTIELTGLSAMSSADFIL, from the coding sequence ATGTCCGATATTCTTCCGGCGGCACCGACCCTCGTGCCAGCCGACAGCTTCAGCCTGTTCACGACCTACATGGGATCCGCGGACGGTCAACTGAGCATACCCGGGGAGGGCAGCCCCCATGCCGCACCGGACCATGCGCTCGTCGACGGTTCGCTCGTCGCGCCGGGCAAGACTGTCACGCTCGCGTCCGGCGCCCGGCTCACAGTCAACACCGACCTGACCTTTCACTACGATTCCAGCGACGCCTTCGAGCATCTGGCGCCGGGAACCGCCGGGACCGACGCCTTCACGTACAGCCTCGTCTCCAATGGTCTTTTCAAGTACGAGTTCGCCACCCTGGGCTTGGGAAACTACGGGGTCGAGCCCGCCGGGGAGGACACCGGTAATGGCCTCGTCGATCTTTATGCGCCCGGTGCCAGCAGTTTCATCAGCCGCACCATTCGGGCGCAGACGCCGGGAGATCCGAGCCAGGAGGACACCGAGGCCCTCTATGGCGACCGCTATCAGTCCAGCCTGCCGATCCTCGCCGAAACCGAAGTCGGCGACGTAAACGGTGACGGGATCGACGACATGGCGGTCGTTCGCAAGGATCGGCTTATTGCGATTTTCGGCCGTGGCGACGTCGGCGGCATCGTCGACCTCGATGACATCGACGAAACCGAAGGGTTCGTGGTTGAAGTCGATCGCCGCCCCGACGAGTTCGGCTACGGCGTGTCGGCAGGCGGCGACGTCAATGGCGACGGTTATGCCGACCTCGCCCTCACGGTGCGAACGGACATCGATCTGAGCGACGACGAGCCCGAATATACCTTTGCCAACTTCCTCATCTACGGGCAGGCCGACGCGGTATCCAGCCCCATCCGGATCAGCGAGTTCACCGCATCGGCCGACAGCGCCGGGACCGAAATCGGCAGGGGAGAAGCGATCAGCGCCCTCGGTGACGTCAACGGCGATGGCTTCGATGATATTGCGGGATACCTTGCATACAGCACATTTTACGGCGGTTTCGTCTACTTTATCTACACCATGTTGTTCGGAGCCGCGGACATGGCGGCCAACGGGCCGAGCGTCAGGGCCGGATATAATCATGAGTCCTCAGATACCGGTCCTTTCGGAGACCTGTTCCGTGCCTCCTACAGGGCCCGTCAGTCCTATGTGATCACCGACGAGGCCACGGTCAGCATCACCCTGTGGCGCGACGACGGTGACGGCATGAATCTCACAGCCACCGCGGGCGAGCCGCTGTCCGGCGGAGCCGGCGGCGACATGCTGCGGGGCACCGCGAGCGACGACACGCTGAAGGGCCTTGCCGGGCGGGACAGCCTCGTGGGCGAGGACGGCGACGACACCCTCGACGGTGGCGCCGACGCGGACACGATGATAGGCGGTGCGGGCAACGACTATTATATCGTCGGACTTGCCGGCGACCGGGTGGTGGAGCGCATCGACGAGGGCCACGACACCGTCCTCTCCTACGCCAACAACTATGTCCTCGACGACAATGTCGAGGTCTTGCGGCTCGGATATGGGCGGACCACCGCCACGGGCAACGACGGCGACAATCTGATAGTCGGCAACGACGGGGCGAACGTGCTCATCGGCGCAGGCGGCGACGACCGGATCGACGGCCGCGGCGGCGACGACCGGATCAACGGCGGCGTGGGCGATGACACCATGCTCGGCGGCCTCGGCGACGACATCTTCTACGTCTCCAGTCTGGACGACATGGTCATCGAGGAGGCCGACGGCGGGATCGACACGATCATCGCCTACACCCGGATCGAATTGCCCGCCTACGTCGAGAACCTCATCGTGCGTGGCGGGGGCCAGGGCGTCGGCAACGGACTCGGCAATGCGATGACGCTGGATGACGGGACGGGCACCCTCTCCGGCGCAGCGGGCGACGACACGTTGACCGGCAACGCCGGCAACGACGAACTTTTCGGCGACACCGGCGACGATCTCCTGCTGGGTGGCGATGGTTACGATCTCCTCGACGGAGGTTCCGGCGCCGACACGCTGGACGGCGGTGCCGGATGGGACACGATGATCGGCGGGAGCGGCGACGATCTCTATATCGTCGGCGCGCGCGACGACCTCGTGCTGGAAGACGCGGACGGGGGCCGCGACACGGTCCGTTCATTTCTCCCAGCCTATTACCTGGACGACAATGTCGAGAATCTGGAGGTCGGATCGCTGGCGCTGGATGGGGGCGGCAACGACCTCGCGAACGTCATCACCGGCAATGACCGGGACAACTTCCTGAGCGGCCGTGCCGGCGACGACACGATCGTCGGCGGTGCGGGGCAGGACTCGATCCGGCTGGGCGCGGGGCGCGATGTGGTCGTGTTCGGCGAGGGCGACTCCGGCATCACGGCTGACACGCGCGACATCGTCGGCGATTTCGTCCGTGGCGAAGACCTTCTGGACCTCTCCTCGATCGACGCGGACCCGACCCGTGCGGGAGACCAGGCCTTCCGCTTCGTCGGCACCGGCGCGCTGACGGCTGCGGGCGACCTCGGCTACCGCATCTATGGCGACAAGGCGGTCGTCGTCGCCGTCACCGACGCCAGTGCGGGCGCGGACCTGACGATCGAGCTCACCGGCCTCTCAGCGATGAGCAGCGCGGACTTCATCCTGTAG